A genomic region of Columba livia isolate bColLiv1 breed racing homer chromosome 24, bColLiv1.pat.W.v2, whole genome shotgun sequence contains the following coding sequences:
- the NNMT gene encoding nicotinamide N-methyltransferase produces the protein MEAPATFTGAGEYERSFTPRDYLSEYYRLSDGQGRPSTFLMQNLRSLAKVFALEGLGGDTLLDVGCGPTIYQLLSACERFQEIVAMDYTPQNRQELESWLRNEPGAFDWRPVVQYVCELEGDREQWAEKEAKLRGKVKRVLKCDVTKANPAAPVSLPPADCVLSAYCLEAACPDLPAFHRALRGIAGLVRPGGHLVLLTSLSTTYYGVGEQVFSCLRLDEAAVLEAVEGAGFEVRFTELQPYPAGIGRSDMQATLILAARRRGTA, from the exons ATGGAGGCTCCGGCCACGTTCACGGGCGCTGGGGAGTACGAGCGGAGCTTCACCCCCCGGGACTACCTGAGCGAGTATTACAGGCTGAGCGACGGGCAGGGCCGGCCCAGCACCTTCCTGATGCAGAACCTGCGCAGCCTGGCCAAGGTGTTCGCGCTGG aggggctggggggggacaccctgCTGGACGTGGGCTGCGGCCCCACCATCTACCAGCTGCTGTCGGCGTGCGAGCGCTTCCAGGAGATCGTGGCCATGGACTACACGCCGCAGAACCGCCAGGAGCTGGAGTCGTGGCTGAGGAACGAGCCGGGGGCCTTCGACTGGCGGCCGGTGGTGCAATATGTGTGCGAGCTGGAAGGGGACAG GGAGCAGTGGGCTGAGAAGGAGGCGAAGCTGCGCGGGAAGGTGAAGCGGGTGCTGAAGTGCGACGTGACCAAAGCCAACCCGGCGGCGCCCGTGTCGCTGCCGCCCGCCGACTGCGTCCTGTCCGCCTACTGCCTGGAGGCCGCCTGCCCCGACCTGCCCGCCTTCCACCGCGCCCTGCGCGGCATCGCGGGGCTGGTGAGGCCGGGGGGGCACCTGGTGCTGCTCACCTCCCTCAGCACCACCTACTACGGCGTCGGGGAGCAGGTGTTCTCCTGCCTGCGCCTGGACGAAGCCGCGGTGCTGGAGGCCGTGGAGGGCGCCGGCTTCGAGGTGCGCTTCACCGAGCTGCAGCCGTACCCGGCGGGCATCGGCCGCAGCGACATGCAGGCCACGCTGATCCTGGCGGCACGGCGGCGCGGCACCGCGTAG
- the RBM7 gene encoding RNA-binding protein 7 isoform X2, whose amino-acid sequence MGAAAAEADRTLFVGNLDPKVTEELIFELFHQAGPVVKVKIPRDRDGRPKQFAFVNFKHEESVPYGLSLLNGIKLYGRPIKIQFRSGSSHASQDGNPSCSPHGAANASPAHPAPSCGRYDRSPDGTAAAGFPPAQRPLPPDALQRQVLKNVPWQHAPPFGKYEPPGFSFLPPPHAFPPAPRRPELPAPRKGRLGAHPYLPESRRFGERGKREEPGAEERDEHRYRAGRDEPAYEERQRDSWSHDYRRDGYRDVRWHPARH is encoded by the exons ATGGGGGCTGCGGCGGCCGAGGCCGATCGCACCCTGTTCGTGGGGAACCTGGACCCCAAGGTCACCGAGGAGCTCATCTTCGAGCTGTTCCACCAG GCCGGCCCGGTGGTGAAGGTGAAGATCCCCAGGGACCGCGACGGGCGGCCCAAGCAGTTCGCCTTCGTCAACTTCAAGCACGAGGAGTCGGTGCCGTACGGGCTGAGCCTGCTGAACGGCATCAAGCTGTACGGGCGGCCCATCAAGATCCAGTTCCGCTCAG GGAGCAGCCACGCATCTCAGGACGGGAACCCATCCTGTTCCCCGCACGGTGCTGCCAACGCCAGCCCGGCACACCCGGCGCCCTCCTGCGGCAG ATACGACAGGAGCCCCGACGGCACAGCAGCAGCGGGATTCCCGCCGGCGCAGAGGCCTCTGCCGCCAGACGCCCTTCAGCGGCAGGTGCTG AAGAACGTCCCGTGGCAGCACGCGCCGCCCTTTGGGAAATACGAACCGCCTGGATTCTCCTTCCTGCCGCCCCCGCACGCGTTCCCCCCCGCGCCGCGGCGCCCCGAGCTGCCGGCACCGCGCAAGGGCCGGCTGGGCGCCCACCCGTACCTGCCCGAGAGCCGGCGCTTCGGCGAGCGCGGCAAGCGCGAGGAGCCGGGCGCGGAGGAGCGGGACGAACACCGGTACCGGGCGGGCCGCGACGAGCCCGCCTACGAGGAGCGGCAGCGCGACAGCTGGAGCCACGACTACCGCAGGGACGGCTACCGGGACGTGCGCTGGCACCCGGCGCGGCACTGA
- the RBM7 gene encoding RNA-binding protein 7 isoform X4 → MGAAAAEADRTLFVGNLDPKVTEELIFELFHQAGPVVKVKIPRDRDGRPKQFAFVNFKHEESVPYGLSLLNGIKLYGRPIKIQFRSGSSHASQDGNPSCSPHGAANASPAHPAPSCGRYDRSPDGTAAAGFPPAQRPLPPDALQRQKNVPWQHAPPFGKYEPPGFSFLPPPHAFPPAPRRPELPAPRKGRLGAHPYLPESRRFGERGKREEPGAEERDEHRYRAGRDEPAYEERQRDSWSHDYRRDGYRDVRWHPARH, encoded by the exons ATGGGGGCTGCGGCGGCCGAGGCCGATCGCACCCTGTTCGTGGGGAACCTGGACCCCAAGGTCACCGAGGAGCTCATCTTCGAGCTGTTCCACCAG GCCGGCCCGGTGGTGAAGGTGAAGATCCCCAGGGACCGCGACGGGCGGCCCAAGCAGTTCGCCTTCGTCAACTTCAAGCACGAGGAGTCGGTGCCGTACGGGCTGAGCCTGCTGAACGGCATCAAGCTGTACGGGCGGCCCATCAAGATCCAGTTCCGCTCAG GGAGCAGCCACGCATCTCAGGACGGGAACCCATCCTGTTCCCCGCACGGTGCTGCCAACGCCAGCCCGGCACACCCGGCGCCCTCCTGCGGCAG ATACGACAGGAGCCCCGACGGCACAGCAGCAGCGGGATTCCCGCCGGCGCAGAGGCCTCTGCCGCCAGACGCCCTTCAGCGGCAG AAGAACGTCCCGTGGCAGCACGCGCCGCCCTTTGGGAAATACGAACCGCCTGGATTCTCCTTCCTGCCGCCCCCGCACGCGTTCCCCCCCGCGCCGCGGCGCCCCGAGCTGCCGGCACCGCGCAAGGGCCGGCTGGGCGCCCACCCGTACCTGCCCGAGAGCCGGCGCTTCGGCGAGCGCGGCAAGCGCGAGGAGCCGGGCGCGGAGGAGCGGGACGAACACCGGTACCGGGCGGGCCGCGACGAGCCCGCCTACGAGGAGCGGCAGCGCGACAGCTGGAGCCACGACTACCGCAGGGACGGCTACCGGGACGTGCGCTGGCACCCGGCGCGGCACTGA
- the RBM7 gene encoding RNA-binding protein 7 isoform X3 encodes MGAAAAEADRTLFVGNLDPKVTEELIFELFHQAGPVVKVKIPRDRDGRPKQFAFVNFKHEESVPYGLSLLNGIKLYGRPIKIQFRSGSSHASQDGNPSCSPHGAANASPAHPAPSCGRYDRSPDGTAAAGFPPAQRPLPPDALQRQQKNVPWQHAPPFGKYEPPGFSFLPPPHAFPPAPRRPELPAPRKGRLGAHPYLPESRRFGERGKREEPGAEERDEHRYRAGRDEPAYEERQRDSWSHDYRRDGYRDVRWHPARH; translated from the exons ATGGGGGCTGCGGCGGCCGAGGCCGATCGCACCCTGTTCGTGGGGAACCTGGACCCCAAGGTCACCGAGGAGCTCATCTTCGAGCTGTTCCACCAG GCCGGCCCGGTGGTGAAGGTGAAGATCCCCAGGGACCGCGACGGGCGGCCCAAGCAGTTCGCCTTCGTCAACTTCAAGCACGAGGAGTCGGTGCCGTACGGGCTGAGCCTGCTGAACGGCATCAAGCTGTACGGGCGGCCCATCAAGATCCAGTTCCGCTCAG GGAGCAGCCACGCATCTCAGGACGGGAACCCATCCTGTTCCCCGCACGGTGCTGCCAACGCCAGCCCGGCACACCCGGCGCCCTCCTGCGGCAG ATACGACAGGAGCCCCGACGGCACAGCAGCAGCGGGATTCCCGCCGGCGCAGAGGCCTCTGCCGCCAGACGCCCTTCAGCGGCAG CAGAAGAACGTCCCGTGGCAGCACGCGCCGCCCTTTGGGAAATACGAACCGCCTGGATTCTCCTTCCTGCCGCCCCCGCACGCGTTCCCCCCCGCGCCGCGGCGCCCCGAGCTGCCGGCACCGCGCAAGGGCCGGCTGGGCGCCCACCCGTACCTGCCCGAGAGCCGGCGCTTCGGCGAGCGCGGCAAGCGCGAGGAGCCGGGCGCGGAGGAGCGGGACGAACACCGGTACCGGGCGGGCCGCGACGAGCCCGCCTACGAGGAGCGGCAGCGCGACAGCTGGAGCCACGACTACCGCAGGGACGGCTACCGGGACGTGCGCTGGCACCCGGCGCGGCACTGA
- the RBM7 gene encoding RNA-binding protein 7 isoform X1 → MGAAAAEADRTLFVGNLDPKVTEELIFELFHQAGPVVKVKIPRDRDGRPKQFAFVNFKHEESVPYGLSLLNGIKLYGRPIKIQFRSGSSHASQDGNPSCSPHGAANASPAHPAPSCGRYDRSPDGTAAAGFPPAQRPLPPDALQRQVLQKNVPWQHAPPFGKYEPPGFSFLPPPHAFPPAPRRPELPAPRKGRLGAHPYLPESRRFGERGKREEPGAEERDEHRYRAGRDEPAYEERQRDSWSHDYRRDGYRDVRWHPARH, encoded by the exons ATGGGGGCTGCGGCGGCCGAGGCCGATCGCACCCTGTTCGTGGGGAACCTGGACCCCAAGGTCACCGAGGAGCTCATCTTCGAGCTGTTCCACCAG GCCGGCCCGGTGGTGAAGGTGAAGATCCCCAGGGACCGCGACGGGCGGCCCAAGCAGTTCGCCTTCGTCAACTTCAAGCACGAGGAGTCGGTGCCGTACGGGCTGAGCCTGCTGAACGGCATCAAGCTGTACGGGCGGCCCATCAAGATCCAGTTCCGCTCAG GGAGCAGCCACGCATCTCAGGACGGGAACCCATCCTGTTCCCCGCACGGTGCTGCCAACGCCAGCCCGGCACACCCGGCGCCCTCCTGCGGCAG ATACGACAGGAGCCCCGACGGCACAGCAGCAGCGGGATTCCCGCCGGCGCAGAGGCCTCTGCCGCCAGACGCCCTTCAGCGGCAGGTGCTG CAGAAGAACGTCCCGTGGCAGCACGCGCCGCCCTTTGGGAAATACGAACCGCCTGGATTCTCCTTCCTGCCGCCCCCGCACGCGTTCCCCCCCGCGCCGCGGCGCCCCGAGCTGCCGGCACCGCGCAAGGGCCGGCTGGGCGCCCACCCGTACCTGCCCGAGAGCCGGCGCTTCGGCGAGCGCGGCAAGCGCGAGGAGCCGGGCGCGGAGGAGCGGGACGAACACCGGTACCGGGCGGGCCGCGACGAGCCCGCCTACGAGGAGCGGCAGCGCGACAGCTGGAGCCACGACTACCGCAGGGACGGCTACCGGGACGTGCGCTGGCACCCGGCGCGGCACTGA
- the REXO2 gene encoding oligoribonuclease, mitochondrial isoform X2: protein MLGGSRAALGRLRGCGGRLWRGRRRAAGMAGGGMGQRMVWVDLEMTGLDVEKDQILEMACLITDCDLNVLAEGPNLIINQPDELLDGMSEWCKEHHGKSGLTKAVKESKISLQQAEYEFLSFVRQQTPPGLCPLAGNSVHADKKFLDKYMPQFMRHLHYRIIDVSTVKELCRRWYPEEYEFAPKKAASHRALDDIRESIKELQFYRDSIFKRKTDEKKRKLIENGESDKTAS, encoded by the exons ATGCTGGGCGGCAGCCGCGCTGCGCTGGGCCGGCTGCGGGGCTGCGGCGGGCGGCTgtggcggggccggcggcgggcggcgggcaTGGCCGGCGGCGGGATGGGCCAGCGCATGGTCTGGGTGGACCTGGAG ATGACGGGCCTGGACGTGGAGAAGGACCAGATCCTGGAGATGGCGTGTCTGATCACCGACTGCGACCTCAACGTGCTGGCCGAG GGCCCCAACCTGATCATCAACCAGCCCGACGAGCTGCTGGACGGCATGTCCGAGTGGTGCAAGGAGCACCACGGGAAG TCTGGCCTCACCAAGGCTGTGAAGGAGAGCAAGATTTCCCTGCAGCAAGCGGAGTACGAGTTCCTGTCCTTCGTGCGGCAGCAGACGCCCCCGGGGCTCTGTCCCCTGGCAG GTAACTCCGTTCACGCGGATAAGAAGTTCCTTGACAAATACATGCCTCAGTTCATGAGGCACCTTCATTACCGGATCATCGACGTCAGCACCGTCAAAGAGCTGTGCAG GCGCTGGTATCCAGAAGAATATGAGTTTGCACCAAAGAAGGCGGCGTCCCACAG AGCGCTCGATGACATCAGGGAAAGCATCAAAGAACTGCAGTTCTACAGAGACAGCATCTTCAAGAGGAAAACGgatgaaaagaagaggaaactaATAGAGAACGGAGAGAGCGACAAAACTGCCAGCTGA
- the REXO2 gene encoding oligoribonuclease, mitochondrial isoform X1, with the protein MLGGSRAALGRLRGCGGRLWRGRRRAAGMAGGGMGQRMVWVDLEMTGLDVEKDQILEMACLITDCDLNVLAEGPNLIINQPDELLDGMSEWCKEHHGKSGLTKAVKESKISLQQAEYEFLSFVRQQTPPGLCPLAGNSVHADKKFLDKYMPQFMRHLHYRIIDVSTVKELCRRWYPEEYEFAPKKAASHSCALPACQRCRAPAFRVPASSGSVLAERSMTSGKASKNCSSTETASSRGKRMKRRGN; encoded by the exons ATGCTGGGCGGCAGCCGCGCTGCGCTGGGCCGGCTGCGGGGCTGCGGCGGGCGGCTgtggcggggccggcggcgggcggcgggcaTGGCCGGCGGCGGGATGGGCCAGCGCATGGTCTGGGTGGACCTGGAG ATGACGGGCCTGGACGTGGAGAAGGACCAGATCCTGGAGATGGCGTGTCTGATCACCGACTGCGACCTCAACGTGCTGGCCGAG GGCCCCAACCTGATCATCAACCAGCCCGACGAGCTGCTGGACGGCATGTCCGAGTGGTGCAAGGAGCACCACGGGAAG TCTGGCCTCACCAAGGCTGTGAAGGAGAGCAAGATTTCCCTGCAGCAAGCGGAGTACGAGTTCCTGTCCTTCGTGCGGCAGCAGACGCCCCCGGGGCTCTGTCCCCTGGCAG GTAACTCCGTTCACGCGGATAAGAAGTTCCTTGACAAATACATGCCTCAGTTCATGAGGCACCTTCATTACCGGATCATCGACGTCAGCACCGTCAAAGAGCTGTGCAG GCGCTGGTATCCAGAAGAATATGAGTTTGCACCAAAGAAGGCGGCGTCCCACAG CTGCGCGTTGCCGGCGTGCCAGCGCTGCCGCGCTCCTGCTTTCCGCGTACCAGCGAGTTCTGGTTCTGTTCTGGCAG AGCGCTCGATGACATCAGGGAAAGCATCAAAGAACTGCAGTTCTACAGAGACAGCATCTTCAAGAGGAAAACGgatgaaaagaagaggaaactaA